In the Plasmodium yoelii strain 17X genome assembly, chromosome: 3 genome, one interval contains:
- a CDS encoding nucleic acid binding protein, putative, whose protein sequence is MFYLYNKITSLSTKSQGGNEKKDNKENVTNCLDDNIDKNKNYEECYKKDEDIFLLFEDTKFENSNSINKNVNPPIKLDKSEVDKIGNRNENKLKVNLNKQDKLGCESGKENGEESGEENGKENGKKDVMNFDDDGDNFFKINHNNFCNFEFSNYNDNNHEGSKEKLENSFPKFESNSSIDWSNINLKNNTKRYLSKNMEDEFQSFNFENEDFDDYRTKDNEEVPSECNIKNEKIFKENENIFKESENIFKESENIFKESENIFKESEKIFKENSDFFFPETAWNKCINDDEKVNERIEINVSIKGKNSDEINSNILKKNELYESSFNLMGFNDMAYKKVEKEIKEDPFIFKCESLYNDENNISEEIVKYYKNKENSFNENIMHNDMHSDLIKNSEIVDNANIPNNNNDNDLPNFENEMKIKNNTEHIENNYCEQNDVEQNTIAEHFQENKNITPKKIHEIEEVKVNCSEREDVNKCVMEECAEYNDKNKCNSFDNFFYENQINEAEEAKEKGNIESFLFEKNMSFIDDEYEEICECGTSGDENISTNLLIKNNDNIIQDSLKKEEEDKNKIMFFEKEKMCEDNELVNNISRVNTLIDGKIIEINNNSDEGKNVEVLEENELWGDNTFIKETKCDSISENNIKEYESDSILNGNNELFEKEDDENIFCDKEKLYENELWNEDKEIKFCECKNSSLGIVIMNSEEEEEMAENEEEEMAENEEEEMAENEEEEMAENEEEEMAENEEEEMAENEEEEMAENEEEEMAENEEVKMAEKEEKEETAEKEEKEEMAEKEEKKDEIAENILCENTLCENTLCENNELFENKMLWGEKKIMKRLTREESIGIFTANQDEENIILKNKEIEIEKCSEKNEVKIDIENESLQISLENKKNSEINEDQNNFSSPIEFHEIKKNNKSDNSKFDQISKENIYSKNNNLTSVNLSRFTYEKINEIKANNRKEKKSDSSDNDKKSDPSDNDKKSDTYNISCNNMRNKNKLCNLKFDKINELEENLSKERKEIINYCQDIDKISSENNNFIHENEIKIDLNNNDNKKCNIISKKETKLKKKKKRNDDVENNIDGKLGSITNKFEYESNSLNFLKALKGLPNLEFLKCKDLTPFLRYFNIVLKKVTICFNNECFFYVLAGDETGCAYVKLRNEFRDLFKGHESFIIENCSVMEEGFHIILEMNKYSNIYPLKYNTIKNINKHINFSDAKFVSLSEHII, encoded by the exons atgttttatttgtataacaAAATTACTTCATTATCAACAAAATCGCAAGgtggaaatgaaaaaaaagataataaagaaaatgtaaCGAATTGTTTGGATGataatattgataaaaataaaaattatgaagaatgttataaaaaagacgaagatatatttttactatttgaGGATACAAAATTTGAAAACTCAAATAgcattaataaaaatgtgaacCCTCCAATCAAATTGGACAAAAGTGAAGTAGATAAAATTGGTAATAggaatgaaaataaattaaaagtgAATTTAAATAAACAAGATAAATTAGGATGCGAAAGTGGGAAAGAAAATGGGGAAGAAAGTGGGGAAGAAAATGGGAAAGAAAATGGGAAAAAGGACGTAATGAATTTTGACGATGACGGCGataacttttttaaaataaatcacAACAATTTTTGCAATTTCGAATTTTCGAACTATAATGATAACAATCATGAGGGTAGTAAAGAAAAGTTGGAAAATAGTTTTCCAAAATTTGAAAGCAATTCAAGTATTGACTGGTCAAAtattaatttgaaaaataatactaaGAGATATTTGTCAAAAAATATGGAGGATGAATTTCAAAgttttaattttgaaaatgaagATTTTGATGATTATAGAACTAAGGACAATGAGGAGGTTCCATCGGAatgtaatataaaaaatgaaaaaatatttaaagagaatgaaaacatatttaaaGAGAGtgaaaacatatttaaaGAGAGtgaaaacatatttaaaGAGAGtgaaaacatatttaaagagagtgaaaaaatatttaaagagAATTCAGATTTTTTCTTCCCTGAAACAGCTTGgaataaatgtataaatgATGATGAAAAAGTGAATGAAAGAATTGAGATAAATGTTAGTATTAAAGGAAAAAATTCagatgaaataaattcaaacattctaaaaaaaaatgaattatatgAAAGTTCTTTTAATTTGATGGGGTTTAATGATATGGCATATAAAAAAGTTGAAAAAGAAATTAAAGAAGAtccttttatatttaaatgtgaatctttatataatgatgaaaataatatttctgAAGAAATcgtgaaatattataaaaataaagaaaatagttttaatgaaaatataatgcATAATGATATGCATTCAGATTTAATAAAGAATTCCGAAATAGTAGACAATGCAAATATtcctaataataataatgataatgatttACCAAATTTTGAGAATGAAATGaagattaaaaataatacagaacatattgaaaataattattgcGAACAAAATGATGTAGAGCAAAATACAATAGCTGAACATTTTCaagagaataaaaatataactcCGAAAAAAATACATGAAATAGAAGAAGTTAAAGTTAATTGTAGTGAGAGGGAAGATGTGAATAAGTGTGTTATGGAGGAATGTGCAGAATATaacgataaaaataaatgcaattcttttgataattttttttatgaaaaccAAATAAATGAAGCAGAAGAAGCGAAAGAAAAAGGTAATATTGAATcgtttttatttgaaaaaaatatgagtTTTATAGATGATGAATATGAAGAAATATGTGAATGTGGTACATCAGGAGATGAAAATATATCCacaaatttgttaataaaaaataatgataatattattcAAGATAGTTTAAAGAAAGAAGAggaagataaaaataaaataatgttttttgaaaaagaaaaaatgtgTGAAGATAATGAATTAGTAAATAATATAAGCAGAGTAAATACTTTAATTGATGGAAAAAttattgaaataaataataattcagaTGAAGGAAAAAATGTTGAAGTTTTAGAGGAAAATGAATTATGGGGTGATAATACATTTATTAAAGAAACGAAATGTGATAGCATCtctgaaaataatataaaagagTATGAATCAGATAGTATACTAAATGGAAATAAcgaattatttgaaaaagaagacgatgaaaatatattttgtgatAAAGAGAAGTTGtatgaaaatgaattatgGAATGAAGATAAAGAAATTAAATTTTGTGAATGCAAAAATAGCAGTTTGGGGATTGTTATTATGAATAGTGAAGAGGAGGAAGAAATGGCAGAAAATGAGGAGGAAGAAATGGCAGAAAATGAGGAGGAAGAAATGGCAGAAAATGAGGAGGAAGAAATGGCAGAAAATGAGGAGGAAGAAATGGCAGAAAATGAGGAGGAAGAAATGGCAGAAAATGAGGAGGAAGAAATGGCAGAAAATGAGGAGGAAGAAATGGCAGAAAATGAGGAGGTAAAGATGGCAGAAAAAGAAGAGAAAGAAGAAACGGCAGAAAAGGAAGAGAAAGAAGAAATGGCAGAAAAGGAAGAGAAAAAAGACGAAATAgcagaaaatatattatgtgaAAATACATTATGCGAAAATACATTATGCGAAAATAACGAATtgtttgaaaataaaatgttatggggcgaaaaaaaaataatgaaaaggCTCACGAGAGAAGAAAGTATTGGAATATTTACTGCTAATCAggatgaagaaaatataattttaaaaaataaagagatTGAAATAGAAAAGTgttcagaaaaaaatgaggTGAAAATTGATATTGAAAATGAGAGTTTACAAATATcattagaaaataaaaaaaatagtgaaataaatgaagatcaaaataattttagttCACCCATAGAATTtcatgaaattaaaaaaaataataaaagtgaTAATTCGAAGTTTGACCAAATTtctaaagaaaatatttattcaaaaaataataatttaactTCTGTAAATCTTTCAAGATTtacttatgaaaaaataaatgaaataaaagcaaataatagaaaagaaaaaaaaagtgattcaagtgataatgataaaaaaagtgATCCAAGcgataatgataaaaaaagtgATACTTATAATATAAGTTGTAATAATatgagaaataaaaataaattgtgTAATTTgaaatttgataaaataaatgaacttGAAGAAAATTTGTCTAAAGAAAGAAAagaaattattaattattgcCAAGATATAGATAAAATAAGTTCTgagaataataattttatacatgagaatgaaataaaaattgatttaaataataatgataataaaaaatgtaatataatAAGTAAGAAAGagacaaaattaaaaaaaaaaaaaaaacgaaatgatgatgtagaaaataatatCGATGGAAAGTTAGGTTCCATTACAAATAAGTTTGAATATGAATCAAATagtttaaattttttgaaagCATTAAAAGGGTTGCCAAATcttgaatttttaaaatgcAAAGATTTAACCCCATTTTTGCGTTATTTTAACATAGTTTTGAAAAAAGTGACTATTTGCTTCAATAATG aatgttttttttatgttttggCTGGAGACGAAACAGGATGTGCTTATGTTAAGCTGCGGAATGAATTTAGGGATTTATTCAAA GGGCATGAATCATTTATAATAGAAAATTGTTCTGTGATGGAAGAAGGTTTTCACATCATTTTAGAAATGAATAAGTATAGTAATATATACCCATTGAAATATAAtactattaaaaatataaataaacatataaatttttcaGATGCCAAGTTTGTATCATTATCTGagcatataatataa
- a CDS encoding polyprenyl synthetase, which translates to MIVFSKKKHTPGFFDFCFKKCMNYLPITKDNTQSAASKYNIYSSVENNNGSSNIFMEILNYYAFKIKRKNLNTELFNQDNTNKSVVSNEIDKSMLYSQNVNNEVLLCLNILKYKDEQVDNELNYLYNYFTKIKCRIDPYKLCENKIKNIDEHIYNIIKTDYNNINEFVTYIYQYKGKKFRVILSILLKNILTYIDNVTPKNNPKFRNIQRNISKTIQNNHQNNQHRHINILNKLYLRKNILNKKILQINKNYDNNNIYTKNMILENQCKIIAASEIIHMGSLLHDDVIDESEKRRGSLSLHKKYGNKVSILSGDFLLARACSVFASIGYPEICKRFSYVIESLIKGEFLQTNLNYNNIEDALKTYLIKSYHKTASLFSHLFACIAIISFQNDKITELCFNLGLHIGMAFQLYDDYLDYKINPKTNQPILNDIKNNIKTAPLLFSYSYNPNNVLSLINKKYLSNDDIQNVLFYIKESNSMKKNELCSLLHMKKAADILESLISYCKTSNNIKLQNYQKNEIDQSKAALTSLIFNMLTRTTK; encoded by the coding sequence ATGATAGtttttagtaaaaaaaaacacactCCAGGATTCTTTGACTTTTgctttaaaaaatgcatgaATTATTTACCAATTACCAAAGACAACACTCAAAGTGCAGcctcaaaatataacatttattctagtgttgaaaataataacggATCTAGcaatatttttatggaaATTCTAAACTATTATgcatttaaaattaaaagaaaaaatttaaatactgAATTATTTAACCAAGATAATACAAACAAATCTGTTGTATCCAACGAAATTGACAAGAGTATGCTATATTCtcaaaatgttaataatgaagtattattatgtttaaatattttaaaatataaagatgAACAGGTAGataatgaattaaattatctctataattattttacGAAGATAAAATGTCGTATTGATccatataaattatgtgaaaataaaataaaaaacattgatgagcatatatataatataataaaaacagattataataatattaatgaatttGTTACTTATATTTATCAATATAAAGGGAAAAAGTTTAGAGTTATTTTAAGTATTcttctaaaaaatatattaacatatatagaTAATGTAACACCAAAAAATAATCctaaatttagaaatattcAAAGAAATATTTCTAAAACGATTCAAAATAATCATCAAAATAATCAACATagacatataaatatactaaataaattatatttaagaaaaaatattcttaacaaaaaaatattgcaaattaataaaaattatgataataataatatatatacaaaaaatatgatacTAGAAAATCAATGTAAAATTATTGCAGCATCAGAAATTATACATATGGGATCTCTTTTACATGATGATGTAATTGATGAATCTGAAAAAAGACGAGGCTCATTATcattacataaaaaatatggaaataaaGTTTCTATATTATCAGGAGATTTTTTATTAGCACGTGCATGTTCTGTATTTGCAAGTATAGGTTATCCAGAAATATGCAAAAGATTTTCATATGTTATCGAAAGTTTAATAAAAGGTGAATTTTTACAAACAAATCtcaattataataatatagaagaTGCcttaaaaacatatttaatcAAATCATATCATAAAACTGCATCTTTATTTTCACATCTATTTGCTTGTATAGCTATAATTTCATTccaaaatgataaaataacaGAATTATGTTTTAATCTTGGATTACATATAGGTATGGCTTTTCAACTATATGATGATTATTTagattataaaattaatccAAAAACAAACCAACCTATACTTAacgatattaaaaataatattaaaacagctccattattatttagtTATAGTTATAACCCAAATAATGTATTATCtcttattaataaaaaatatttatcaaatgatGATATCCAAAATGTcttgttttatattaaagAATCAAATagtatgaaaaaaaatgaactatGTTCCTTATTGCATATGAAAAAAGCTGCAGATATTTTAGAATCTTTAATATCTTACTGTAAAACAtccaataatataaaactacaaaattatcaaaaaaatgaaattgatCAAAGCAAAGCAGCTCTAACATCtctcatttttaatatgttaACACGTACtacaaaataa
- a CDS encoding DNA repair protein Rad10, whose protein sequence is MMETGPEENQKLFHDPNSDKYLIISPRQKLNPVLKKINRVQYKFNEIVPDFLIGKNNACLFISMKYHRLKPNYLKARIETLTNKYNNRILLCLVDIDNIENPLGEINQLAFCYNMTLILCWDNNECARIIEDYKIFEKNFSYIKNNKNFSTNQEKIHELLKKIRCINSSDCFTITNKFKNFSAIAKAKKEDFVNCSGLGNKKIQSLLSTFSDPFF, encoded by the coding sequence atgatggaAACTGGGCCGGAAGAAAACCAAAAATTATTTCACGATCCTAATTcagataaatatttaattatatcaccaagacaaaaattaaatcctgttttaaaaaaaataaatagagTACAATATAAGTTTAATGAAATAGTACCAGATTTTTtaattggaaaaaataatgcatgtttatttatatctatgAAATATCATAGATTAAAaccaaattatttaaaagctAGAATTGAAACATtaactaataaatataataatcgaatattattatgtttagTAGATATAGACAATATAGAAAACCCATTAGGTGAAATAAATCAACTAGCTTTTTGTTATAACATGACTCTTATATTATGTTGGGATAATAATGAATGTGCAAGAATTATAGAggattataaaatttttgaaaaaaatttttcatatattaaaaataataaaaatttttcaaCTAACCAAGAAAAGATACATgaacttttaaaaaaaatacgtTGTATTAATTCTTCTGATTGTTTTACTAttacaaataaatttaaaaatttttcgGCTATTGCTAAGGCAAAAAAAGAGGATTTCGTTAATTGCTCTGGTTTAGGAAACAAGAAAATACAATCTCTTTTATCCACTTTTTCAGACCCCTTTTTTTAG
- a CDS encoding protein MAK16, putative — translation MYNDSVTWEILGQGKCSFKKKTEKQMFCLNDYNVTGLCTKVNCPLSNSVYGTVILDKGEIYLYLKCPERAHLPSELWSKVLLNLNKKESFNIIYKEMKHTHNIKQIKKCMKRYIRIKEILKRSRKLVLQKQLKLNPIKKKTERRDKIRENKALKAANILNNVEAELINRLNTGVYGNLYKFLTPKKKVKNKESELTKIFSEIEVNTMGKKKKKQLGEEMEEVEEEDEEDENEDDDDEEEDDDEEEDEDEDDEEEDEDEDEDDDEDDDDEDDDDEEDDYDDEDDDGEDDDDDEEDDDGEDDDGEEEEKKIMKKGKKKKKKYVKEYVDNEYIKKLQEEGQISDGDETEDVDNNFSKRAKKRNNGSNKKKKIRIAYENE, via the exons atgtataacgATTCAGTAACTTGGGAAATATTAGGGCAAGGAAAATgctcttttaaaaaaaaaacagaaaaacaAATGTTTTGtttaaatgattataatgtTACAGGATTATGTACAAAAGTAAATTGCCCATTAAGTAATAGTGTATATGGTACTGTTATATTAGATAAAggtgaaatatatttatatttaaaatgcCCAGAAAGAGCACATTTGCCTAGTGAATTATGGAGTAAGGTTTTacttaatttaaataaaaaagaatcttttaatattatttacaaaGAAATGAAACATACACATAATATtaagcaaataaaaaaatgcatgAAAAGATATATAAGAATTAAAGAGATCTTAAAAAGAAGTAGAAAACTTGTTTTGcaaaaacaattaaaattaaatccaataaaaaagaaaacagAACGAAGAGACAAAATAAGAGAAAATAAAGCATTAAAAGCTgctaatattttaaataatgtcGAAGCGGAACTAATAAATCGTTTAAATACAGGTGTTTATGGTAATCtctataaatttttaactccaaaaaaaaaagtaaaaaataaggaATCAGAATTgactaaaatattttctgaAATTGAAGTGAATACTATGgggaagaaaaagaagaaacaGCTTGGCGAAGAGATGGAGGAAGTTGAAGAGGAAGATGAGGAGgatgaaaatgaagatgatgatgatgaagaGGAGGATGATGATGAAGAGGAGGATGAAGATGAAGATGATGAAGAGGAGGATGAAGATGAAGATGAAGATGATGAtgaagatgatgatgatgaagatgatgatgatgaagaGGATGATTATGATGATGAGGATGATGATGGTGaggatgatgatgatgatgaggAGGATGATGATGGTGAGGATGATGATGGTGAGGaggaggaaaaaaaaattatgaaaaaagggaaaaaaaaaaaaaaaaaatatgtaaaagaATATGTCGATAAtgagtatataaaaaagctGCAAGAAGAGGGGCAAATATCGGATGGAGATGAAACAGAAGATGTAGATAACAATTTTTCGAAAAGAgcaaaaaaaaggaataacGGAAGCAACA aaaagaaaaagatcCGAATAGCTTACGAGAACGAATGA